In the genome of Pempheris klunzingeri isolate RE-2024b chromosome 3, fPemKlu1.hap1, whole genome shotgun sequence, one region contains:
- the lrrtm1 gene encoding leucine-rich repeat transmembrane neuronal protein 1, translating to MLMDFLLIGLYLKWPLKKPPGLILCLLGIFLRTVPLVEGVCPRLCRCDSKLLYCEGLNLTDIPRNLSSAMGLSMRENNLTELREGQLAGLSQLTWLYLDHNSIDIVEEGAFDRLRRVKELDLSSNRIESIPNGTFRPLPNLRILDLSYNRLQALEPDLFHGLRKLTNLHLRYNALKFVPVRIFQDCRSMQFLDLGYNQLQSLARNSFAGLFKLTELHLEHNELVKVNLAHFPRLISLRTLYMHNNRATIVVNTLDWTWHFLEKIDLSSNEIEYIEPHVFESAPTLKVLMLDSNRLTSVDQRILDSWSSLDSITLAGNDWECSRNVCALASWLSAFRGQRDNSLLCSSPDTAQGEDVLDAVYAFQLCEDPQMEVTTAGLYASTRDMAQGGSVFLGPFTPNPYEGEGSEVVTSSFTVTVGHDDLESTMQIHKVVTGTMALIFSFLIIVLMLYVAWKCFPAGIRQLRQCFSNQRRKQKQKQSMQQMAAISTPEYYVDYKPNHIEGALVIINEYGSCTCQQQPSRECEV from the coding sequence ATGCTAATGGATTTCCTTCTAATTGGACTGTACTTAAAGTGGCCACTGAAGAAGCCCCCTGGGTTGATACTGTGTTTATTGGGCATTTTTCTAAGAACGGTTCCCTTGGTAGAGGGGGTTTGTCCAAGGCTGTGCCGCTGCGACAGCAAGCTGCTGTACTGCGAGGGGCTCAACCTCACAGACATTCCCCGCAATCTGAGCAGCGCCATGGGCCTGTCCATGAGAGAGAACAACTTGACCGAACTGCGTGAAGGCCAACTGGCTGGTCTTTCACAGCTCACCTGGCTCTACCTAGATCACAACAGCATTGACATTGTAGAGGAGGGTGCATTTGACAGGCTGAGACGGGTCAAGGAGTTAGACCTCAGCAGCAACCGGATTGAGAGTATACCAAATGGTACCTTTAGGCCCCTCCCAAACCTGCGTATCCTGGACCTCTCATACAACAGGCTGCAGGCACTCGAGCCTGACCTGTTTCACGGCCTTAGAAAGCTCACCAACCTGCATTTGCGCTACAATGCTCTCAAATTTGTGCCAGTGCGGATCTTTCAAGACTGCCGGAGCATGCAGTTTCTGGACTTGGGATACAACCAACTGCAGAGCCTGGCACGAAACTCCTTTGCCGGCCTCTTTAAGTTGACTGAGTTGCATCTTGAGCACAATGAGTTAGTTAAAGTCAACCTAGCCCACTTCCCTCGCCTCATCTCTTTACGTACACTGTACATGCACAACAACCGTGCCACTATAGTTGTCAATACACTGGACTGGACATGGCATTTTTTAGAGAAGATCGACCTGTCATCCAATGAAATTGAGTACATTGAGCCACATGTGTTTGAAAGTGCACCCACCCTCAAGGTGCTGATGCTAGATTCCAATCGGTTGACCTCTGTGGACCAGCGCATCCTGGATTCGTGGTCATCTCTGGACAGCATTACCCTGGCAGGGAATGACTGGGAGTGCAGTCGCAATGTGTGTGCCTTGGCCTCTTGGCTGAGTGCCTTCCGAGGCCAGCGTGACAATTCCCTGCTGTGTTCAAGCCCAGACACAGCACAGGGCGAGGATGTGTTGGATGCTGTCTACGCTTTTCAGCTATGTGAGGATCCCCAGATGGAGGTAACTACAGCGGGCCTGTATGCCTCTACAAGGGATATGGCCCAGGGGGGCTCTGTTTTTCTTGGCCCATTTACTCCCAATCCATATGAGGGTGAGGGTAGTGAGGTGGTCACCAGTTCTTTCACTGTCACAGTGGGCCATGATGACCTGGAAAGCACCATGCAGATTCACAAGGTGGTGACTGGCACCATGGCActcatcttttcctttctcATCATAGTGCTCATGCTGTATGTGGCATGGAAGTGCTTTCCAGCTGGAATAAGACAACTGAGGCAGTGCTTCAGCAATCAGCGCCGtaagcaaaagcaaaagcaaagcatGCAGCAGATGGCTGCAATTTCTACACCGGAGTACTATGTTGACTATAAACCTAACCACATTGAGGGAGCTCTGGTAATCATCAATGAATATGGCTCTTGCACTTGCCAACAGCAACCTTCTCGAGAATGTGAGGTGTGA